In the Amphiura filiformis unplaced genomic scaffold, Afil_fr2py scaffold_37, whole genome shotgun sequence genome, one interval contains:
- the LOC140144010 gene encoding dual specificity protein phosphatase 14-like, which produces MAIRYSQLHHISEITDQLYLTSAYGASSPTALRAKGITCVVNATLSFQVPTPSNIKDIEYIRVPVDDAPSANLSMYFDSIADKIHNVKRARGRCLVHCYAGRSRSASLIMVYLMKYEHMTLKQAHTYVRGRRPVIRPNPGFWKQLIHYERTVKGKSTVKMVPSSIGWIPDIYKEEMKGLVW; this is translated from the coding sequence ATGGCTATACGCTACTCCCAACTTCATCACATCAGTGAAATAACTGACCAATTATATCTCACAAGTGCCTACGGTGCAAGTAGTCCGACAGCACTCCGGGCGAAAGGCATCACATGTGTCGTCAACGCTACTCTGTCATTTCAAGTACCCACACCATCGAATATAAAAGATATCGAATACATACGGGTACCTGTAGATGACGCACCAAGTGCCAATTTATCCATGTACTTTGATTCTATCGCAGATAAGATACATAATGTGAAAAGAGCAAGAGGGCGCTGCTTGGTACACTGCTACGCAGGCCGTAGTCGTTCAGCATCGCTTATAATGGTGTATCTTATGAAATACGAACACATGACTTTGAAACAAGCGCACACGTATGTCAGAGGTAGGAGACCAGTGATTAGACCTAATCCAGGGTTCTGGAAGCAGCTGATTCATTACGAGCGAACTGTGAAAGGAAAAAGCACTGTGAAGATGGTTCCTTCATCTATAGGCTGGATACCAGATATTTACAAGGAAGAAATGAAAGGATTGGTTTGGTAG